Sequence from the Candidatus Hydrogenedentota bacterium genome:
CTATCGTATTGTGGTTGCTTCGACAGTGGCGGATGCGGATTCAGGCAAGGGCACGATTTGGGATTCAGGGAGGGTAGAGTCCTCCGCCTCCATTCACGTTCCCTATGGCGGCCCCGCGTTGACCTCTGGACAGCGTTGTTATTGGTCAGTGCGTACTTGGGATTCGACTGGTGCCGAGTCGCCGTGGGCAGTTCCTGCATTCTGGGAGATGGGGTTGCTCCACGCAGAAGATTGGCAAGCCCGCTGGATTACCATCAACGAAGAGAAGGAAACGCCGGGTCCGTTATTTGGCGACTGGATCTGGAATCCGACACCGAGCACAGACGAAGTGACGCGGTATTTTCGCAAGACGATAGAGATTCCTTCGGGCGCGCAGATTGTCAGCGCAAAGGCGTGGGGCGCGGCAAACAATGAATACCGATTCTATCTGAACGGAGAGCTAATTGGCGGATGCGACGAGTGGAAGGCGGTGGAATCTTTCGATGTGACCAGCCAATTGCGTGCCGGTGAGAATGCGATTGCATTGGAAGGGGTCCATGCCCGAGGGATTGGCGGGGTGTGTTTTGGCATGCGCATTCGTTTTGCGGACGATACCGTCATGGAGGTTCGCACCGACCAGAGTTGGCTGACTTCGACGGAAGATCCAGAGGGCTGGAAGCTGGCAGGGTTTGATCCAAAGGACTGGGTGACACCTACGTTGGTCGCGAAATACGGGGATCCGCCCTGGGGAGCGGTCGCCGACCGGTATCCCAGCCGTTCGTTTTATCTGCGTAAGAACTTCACAACAACGGACGCCGGTATTGCACGAGCACGAGTCTATGCGAGTGCTCTGGGCGCTTATCAGGTTTACATCAATGGTCAGCGAGTCGGAATAGACGAACTGACTCCGGGCTGGACCTATTTCCCGAAGCACATTCTTTACCAGACTTACGACGTAACACACATGGTGAGGCGGGGCGACAATGCGATAGGCATGCTCTTGGGCAACGGCTGGTGGGGCGGAAGCATGGCCGGGGCATGGAAGGACGGCAACCTGCGCGGTATCGCGCAACTCGAAATCGTGTACGAGGATGGAGCGCGTTTGGTCATTGGTACGGACGAGACCTGGAAGGGGCATGTTTCCCCCATCGTCAAGGACAGCATCTATCACGGCGAGACCCACGATGCGCAGCAAGAGATAGATGGCTGGTGTGAAGCGGGATTTGGAGACAAGGATTGGTTGCCCGCGCGCGTTTGGACCGGGCCAATGGGCCAGCTTGCCTCGCAAATCGGTCCGACGATCCGCATAACCGACGATATCAACACGGTAGCGTTGACGGAACCCAAACCAGGTGTCTATGTCTTCGATTTTGGACAGAACGCAGCCGGTCGCGTCCGCCTTACAGTGAATGGCCCGAAAGGGACGCGAGTACAGATTCGGTATGCCGAAATCCTTCGCCCAGACGGCACGTTGTACACGGACAACTACCAAGGCGCGAAGTGTACGGATGTTTACACGCTAAAAGGGGATGGAACGGAGGTTTGGGAACCGGCATTCACGTATCGCGGATTTCGGTACGCGGAAGTGACTGGTTATCCGGGGACGCCAGACAAGAATGCGCTTGTGATGCGTGTGATGCACACCGCAGTTCCTCCGATCGGTGATTTTCGATGTTCCGAGGACATCGTCAATCGGGTTCAGCAGAACATTCTGTGGGGTACGCGCTCGAACTTCTACGGTGTGCCGACGGACTGTCCGCAACGCGATGAACGCCTCGGGTGGACCGGCGATATTCAGGTCTTTCTGCCGACGGCCTGTTGGAACATGCAGGTCGCCGGGTTCATGACGAAGTGGATGCAAGACGTCGTGGACTCGCGCAATGCGGACGGTTCCACGACCGATGTCGCTCCTGCTCTGAGCGCGGCCCCCGGCGCGCCCGGTTGGGCAGACGTGGTGGTCGCCGTGCCGTGGTGTCTATACACGTACTACGGAGACACGCGCATCGCGGAGACGTACCACGACGCGATGGCGGATTGGCTTGCGTATATGCGAAGTCATGCCACCGATGGACTTTATGTGATGGGCCGATACGGGGACTGGGTTGCCGTGGAGCCGTCGCCGAAGCACACCCTCGCCGGCGCCTATCAGTATCTGTCGACGGTCCGGTTTGCGGAGATGTTGGAGGGGCTCGGTAAAGGGTCCGAAGCAGACGGGTTGCGAAAGGAAGCGGCTGTCATCGCGAGTGAATACAACCGGCGCTACTTCGATCCCCAGACCAGTCTCTACGAAGGAAAAACGCAGACCGCCAATCTTATTCCGCTGTGGTTTGGAATAGTTCCGGAGGAGAAACGTGTTGCGGTTGTCAATAACCTTGTGCAGGACATCGCCAATCATGATAACCATCTGACAACCGGCTTCCTGGGCACCGCGTATCTCATGCCGGCGTTGAGCGCTTTTGGTCAGGATGCCGTGGCGGGAATACTCGCGAACCAGCGTACATACCCTTCGTGGGGATACATGGTTGATGCCGGAGCGACAACCATCTGGGAGCGGTGGAACAGCGACAAGTATGAGGAACTGAAGTCTGGAATGAATTCGTTCAATCACTATGCGTTCGGTACCGTGGGCCAATGGTACTACGAGTACCTCGTGGGAATGCGCCCGCTCGAACGCGGCTTCAAGCGAATCCTTTTCGAGCCGCATACGAGTGGCGCGAGATGGGCCGAGGCTTCGTTCGATTCCATGTACGGACGCATTCATTGCGCATGGAAGAAGGAACCTGTATTCGAACTGACCGTGACGGCGCCTGCCAATACAACGGCACTGGTGCGGACTCCTGTTCCGTGCACAAGCGACATCGGTTCCGGTGGCACGGTACAGGTCGATGCCGCCCCGAGCACGTCGTTCGAAATCGGCGCAGGAACGTATACGTTCAAAGCGGCCACGAAATAGGCCCACACCGATTCGATGGGATTGAAATTGCTCGCACTCTGACCGTGTTGCCGGTCTTTACGCATGTAGCAAAGGAAGTATGATGAAGAAACGTATTGCATATCTGTTGGTGGGCCTCGTCGTTGTCTATTTCATCGTCGACGAGTTCAAGGGCCGGTTGTTCGACTACATTGCGAACAACTATGTTACCCGCGTCACTGCGCATCCCTCCGCACCGCAACCCGACCAAGTCTGCCTGACGTGGAGTGGCGATCCCAGGAATACCCAAGCCGTTCAGTGGCGCACGGCAATGTCCGTGTATGACGGGGTGGTGCAGTACCGGATGTCAACGCCAAGTGACAGCGAATCGAAAGAACTTAGGGTCGTTCCGTTAGTCATGGAAGATCGACTTCTGGAGAACGACCCCAAGATTCACCGATATACCGGCGAATTGAAGGAGCTTCAGCCCGCAACTTCGTATACATACCGGGTAGGTAGCAAGGACCAGGGATTTTGGTCCGAGTGGTCGGAATTCACCACGGCTCCGGATGGGGTCACTCCGTTCAAGTTCGTATACATGGGCGACCCGCAGGAAGGATTGGAGTACTGGGGGAACTTGTTGCAGCGGGCGCATGAGCGTTTTCCCGAAGCCGTGTTTTATACGATCGCGGGCGATATCGTGAATAACGGCCACTTCAGAAACGAATGGGATCAGCTTCTGTGTGGAGCGAAGGGCGTGTTTGAGCGCCGTTCGGTCGTGCCCAGCATCGGAAACCACGACTACGACAAAAGGCCGTCTCCGTCCATGTATCTGGACCATTTTGCCTTGGGTACGAACGGTCCGAAGGATGTTCCCGCCGAGCACGCGTACAGCTTCACGTATGGCAATGCACTGTTCATTGTGCTCGACTCCAACCGGCGAATCGACCAACAGACGGCGTGGCTGGAAAAGACGCTAGCCGAATCCAAGGCGACGTGGAAGTTCGCGATCTTTCACCACCCCGCTTATTCGTCGGCCCCGCACCGAGACAACGACGAGGTCCGGGAACAGTGGGGCGCGCTGTTCGACAAATACCATGTCGACATGGCGCTTCAGGGGCATGATCACGCCTATTTAAGGACTTTTCCGATGAAGGGCGAAAAGCGCGTGGAGAGTCCCGCGGAAGGTACCATCTATGTCGTTTCAGTCTCGGGCACGAAATTTTACGAACAGGAGCCGCACGATTACTCGGCGGTTCAGTTCGCGAACGTCCCCACGTATCAGGTGTTGGACATCTCCGTCAATCCTGACCGCCTCACGTATCGCGCCTACGACTTGCAGGACAACATTAAAGACGAGCTGATCATCGAAAAGTGACGTAGTTGCAGGTCGCCTACACCCGAAGGTAATCGGCCTGCCAATGCTTCACGAGCCGTTTGATGGCGTCAGCCGTGGCGATGTTTTCGGCCAACACTTTCGCGACAAGATCGGGCAACTCGGCGTCGGACGCGAAACGAACGCCGATTAGTTGAGGTAGCGTCAATTCAGGGATTCGGGCGCGCAGCGTCTCGGGGAGCACGCGCTCCAAGCGTAGACGCGTTTCCAGGCGAATGACGCGATCTTGCACCCGAACGGCGTACGCGCGCAGCCGGTACAAGACGACGATAACACTGACGGCGACACAGATGATGGCGGCCGCCAAGAATGCCGCGCCGAAGTAGATCCCGGTCAACGCAAGGAAAATAGCAGCCAAGTCGAGTAGCGCAATGACATAAAGGCTGTTGTCGAAGGTTTTGTGATTCGCATAGTTCTGAACGGGGTGGCCTGCCATGGTTGGATTACCTTTCCCTAACCGATCGAATCCAGTGGTTGGACGTTACTTTCGAAATAGCGATGCAGCGTTTTCGGAAGTGCATGGTAATCCGGCATGGGTACCTTATTCCAGATGGGCCGCGAGTTGTAGGTGTCCCAGAAGACCACGGTCTTGCCCTTGAGGAGCCCCTTGCGGGCATCGCCGACGACGGCCGCCATGGCCTTTCCCGAGTATGTGCCGTCCAGACGCACGCCTTCGGAGTCGTAAAGCAGGTTCATCGCCTCGACGCATTCAGGAGTATACTCGGCGTAACGTTCGCCATAGTATTCCTCGCGCAATTCCAGATCGGCCGGGTCGATCGTCACTCTTGGGAAATCCGAGCCTTGTTGCGTAAGCATGGAAAGGGTTTGCTCGGCGAGTTTTCCAAGTGCGGCCGGGTTGGCGAGTGAGGAATCGATTACGCGAATCGGCGCGACTTTCGTCTTCATTTCAGCCGCCTTCAGACCGATTAGCAAGCCGACGACACTTCCCATAGAGCCCACGGCGACGTAGATGATGTCCGGTTCTGGAAGTTCGCCATTCATGACCTGTTCGCGCAACTCAAACGCTGCATTGACGAACCCAGCTATGCCGATGGGGTTGGAGCCGCCGGCGGGGATAACCATCGGTGACTTTCCGGTCCGGAGACGATGACGCAGCGACTGGCTCATCACCCCGAGGGCGATGGAGGCCCGATTGCTGTAGTGATGCAGCTCCGCGCCGAACGCATGGCCGAGGAGCAGGTTCCTTTGCAGGGACTTGGAGTTGACCTGTGGGAGCAGCATCGAGATGCTTCGAAGCCCGGCCTGGCGCGCGTAAATGGCTGTACAAAGGGCGTGGTTTGACCCCGCGAAACCGAAGGTCATGACTTCTTTCGCCCCGATGGCTTTGGCCTTGCCGAGCAGAAACTCCAGCTTCCTGACCTTGTTCCCACCGTAGACTGGGCCGGAGATGTCGTCACGTTTAATATACAGGCGGTCGAGACCCAAGACGGGACCCAAATGTTCGCAATGGGTGACCGGAGTTGGAAACTCGCCCAATGCGAGGTAGGGGAGCTTTGCCTCCAAACCTGGATACACTTCAAACAACGGGATCATTCACTACCCCCAACTAGATTCAGGCAACTTCGGGCGCACATCTGCGCGGTGTCATGGATGTGACGACGGTTTGTTCCGCAGTCCTATCCCGGATTTCTCACGAACACACTTGAACCTCTCTCGTAACCGGTGTGTTTGCGAGACTTGCGGCGAAAAACACAGCGGCTCTCCAAAAACAGAGTGTGTTCGCCAGAAATCCTCGTGGCATAACCTCAGAGTTCTGCAAGTGAGCAATTTGCGTCGGCGCTCAATCGCGCCGATGCCAATTGCGGACTATCGGTACAACGCGCGAGGGTGTCGCGCGTCAGGCAGGTGCTGAGAAAATCTGCTCGATCCGTTTCCAAACGTACCACGAGATGGCGTGCCGGCCATCCGTATCCACTCCAAGAAACCGCACACCGATACTGTGCTCGGTCTGCGGCTGTTCATCTCCAATGTGCACTACGCTGCCCGAAATATGGATGGGGCGCTGTTCGACAGCGGTCAACGTGACGCGCACCGGTTCGCCGACTTGCACGCGGGCCGGAGTGCGCAGAAGAGCCCCCCCTGAACTGATGTTGAGGATTTGGGCCTCGGCGGGACCACCTGTCTGAACACCCTCCACGGTCGCCGTGAAGCTGGATGGCACGCGCAGGAAGGATCGAAGGTCGATGCGGTCGAGTCCCGGAGAGCGAAGAAGTACTACTTCTCGAGCTTGCCCCGGTGCTGCGGTCAGTACTTGGGCGAAATATCCCGCAACGGCACCGTTTTCCGCGAACTCGATAGTAAGTCCGCTGCCCCGCGTGGGAACGCCATCTTCCGGGCAGCGTAAACGAATGAGTTGTTCGCGCACGTCGACCACTTCTGCCGGAATTCGTTTTCCTCCGACTCGGAGGTGACAGCAGTTGCCGCGCTTGATGTGTGTTGCCATACAATCCACTCCGGGTTGCTATCCCCAACGCCGGCTGGGCTACCTCTACGCTAGTGCTAAAAGCGTCATATGTTAGCAAATGGAGAACCGAAAAACCAGTGTACTCCTCAAAACTCTATTTCTCAACCTTTTGAAGCTCCTCAGCCTTGTGCGTGCTCAGGTCTGCTCCTAAGAATGCCTTATCATCAGGCAAGACCACGCGAATCTCGGCGATATCGTCCACCTGGACCCGAAACTCCTTGCCGGAGAAGTCCTGAACGTGCCCGCCGAGGGATTTGTCATCACTTAAGAAGTGCAGGTGGTAGCCCGGAACATTAAGACCTCGGGCGTATTCCGGGCACCGAAACCCCAAAAGGGTGCCCGACACATTCTTTCGCTCGAAGATGCTCTGTTTTTCCACGACCTGCGCGAGCCGTGGATAGGGCTTAGTCTGGCTGGGCACAGTCCTGATTTTGAGGGAGTCGAGGACACAGGGAATTCGGAGCGCATAGAATAGATTGGCGCTGGGAAGCTGCTTATCCAGTTCCGCGCAGAATGACTTGAAACTTGACGTATCTCCAATGGTGACAACGCGATCCGGACGAAAACGGACCACAGTCGCGAATGGCGTGGTTTCCGAGTCGTTCACGCGGCTGACCAAGCCGCTGGCTTGGGCTTTGTAGCAAATGCCGTCCAAGAGAATCATCTCGCCGTCAAGATGGTCGAATGTACCTATCCCGAGGTTTCCAAGCCGTTTCACTTCGGGGATACTGAACGAGCCGTCATAGACGCCCTCCATCAAGGCGTCGATGGTACAGAGCTGGACCATGGATTCTTTTTCGCGCTGAACATGCGCGCAACTCGATGAAACGATGGGAGTAACGGAACAGAGGATCAGAATTGCGGTCGTTCGGATGGCTTTTCTAAGCACGTGCGTCACTCCGTGTATTTGCCGGGATCTTGTCCTACAGGGTATCATTCTTATTGACCCTAATCGATAGGATTTTATCTTCGAAATCTCTTCAACCTCATTACACACTTCATCCATTCGGGTGTAAAGGTATTCAGCCTTGTCCAAGCACAAAACAGGTCGCGGTCGTACACGTATCGGATACGTGGTTTCCGACCTTCACTTATTCTCGCGTCGTTCCGACTATACGTTGCACGAAAAGGGCATTTTCGAGGCGGCCTCCAAAGCCGACGTTTTTGTCCTCAACGGAGATACGTTCGACTTCCGGTGGACGACGCTGCCGAGCACGGAGTTGACGGTTGCAGCCGCGATTCGTTGGCTGCGCAATTTGACCGAGCGGTTTCCCCACTGCCATTTCCACTTCATTCTCGGAAACCATGACAACGTCAAGATGTTCATCGACGCTCTGAAGAGACTGGATGCCGAACGGTCGAATTTGACCTGGCATCCGTACTATCTGCGTCTGGGCGACAAGGTGTTTCTACACGGTGACGTTTCCGACCGGAAGATGTCGCACAAGACTCTTATAAAACGCCGCAGCCGCTGGCTGGACGATGATCGTCCCCGGCACCCGATCATGCACGACCTCTACGACAT
This genomic interval carries:
- a CDS encoding glycoside hydrolase family 78 protein; this translates as MIRRVLPVVLIVLCGVALAEDGLGAPRNLRCEYEQDPIGLEVAQPRLSWVVNDDRRGAMQAAYRIVVASTVADADSGKGTIWDSGRVESSASIHVPYGGPALTSGQRCYWSVRTWDSTGAESPWAVPAFWEMGLLHAEDWQARWITINEEKETPGPLFGDWIWNPTPSTDEVTRYFRKTIEIPSGAQIVSAKAWGAANNEYRFYLNGELIGGCDEWKAVESFDVTSQLRAGENAIALEGVHARGIGGVCFGMRIRFADDTVMEVRTDQSWLTSTEDPEGWKLAGFDPKDWVTPTLVAKYGDPPWGAVADRYPSRSFYLRKNFTTTDAGIARARVYASALGAYQVYINGQRVGIDELTPGWTYFPKHILYQTYDVTHMVRRGDNAIGMLLGNGWWGGSMAGAWKDGNLRGIAQLEIVYEDGARLVIGTDETWKGHVSPIVKDSIYHGETHDAQQEIDGWCEAGFGDKDWLPARVWTGPMGQLASQIGPTIRITDDINTVALTEPKPGVYVFDFGQNAAGRVRLTVNGPKGTRVQIRYAEILRPDGTLYTDNYQGAKCTDVYTLKGDGTEVWEPAFTYRGFRYAEVTGYPGTPDKNALVMRVMHTAVPPIGDFRCSEDIVNRVQQNILWGTRSNFYGVPTDCPQRDERLGWTGDIQVFLPTACWNMQVAGFMTKWMQDVVDSRNADGSTTDVAPALSAAPGAPGWADVVVAVPWCLYTYYGDTRIAETYHDAMADWLAYMRSHATDGLYVMGRYGDWVAVEPSPKHTLAGAYQYLSTVRFAEMLEGLGKGSEADGLRKEAAVIASEYNRRYFDPQTSLYEGKTQTANLIPLWFGIVPEEKRVAVVNNLVQDIANHDNHLTTGFLGTAYLMPALSAFGQDAVAGILANQRTYPSWGYMVDAGATTIWERWNSDKYEELKSGMNSFNHYAFGTVGQWYYEYLVGMRPLERGFKRILFEPHTSGARWAEASFDSMYGRIHCAWKKEPVFELTVTAPANTTALVRTPVPCTSDIGSGGTVQVDAAPSTSFEIGAGTYTFKAATK
- a CDS encoding metallophosphoesterase family protein, coding for MMKKRIAYLLVGLVVVYFIVDEFKGRLFDYIANNYVTRVTAHPSAPQPDQVCLTWSGDPRNTQAVQWRTAMSVYDGVVQYRMSTPSDSESKELRVVPLVMEDRLLENDPKIHRYTGELKELQPATSYTYRVGSKDQGFWSEWSEFTTAPDGVTPFKFVYMGDPQEGLEYWGNLLQRAHERFPEAVFYTIAGDIVNNGHFRNEWDQLLCGAKGVFERRSVVPSIGNHDYDKRPSPSMYLDHFALGTNGPKDVPAEHAYSFTYGNALFIVLDSNRRIDQQTAWLEKTLAESKATWKFAIFHHPAYSSAPHRDNDEVREQWGALFDKYHVDMALQGHDHAYLRTFPMKGEKRVESPAEGTIYVVSVSGTKFYEQEPHDYSAVQFANVPTYQVLDISVNPDRLTYRAYDLQDNIKDELIIEK
- a CDS encoding pyridoxal-phosphate dependent enzyme, which gives rise to MIPLFEVYPGLEAKLPYLALGEFPTPVTHCEHLGPVLGLDRLYIKRDDISGPVYGGNKVRKLEFLLGKAKAIGAKEVMTFGFAGSNHALCTAIYARQAGLRSISMLLPQVNSKSLQRNLLLGHAFGAELHHYSNRASIALGVMSQSLRHRLRTGKSPMVIPAGGSNPIGIAGFVNAAFELREQVMNGELPEPDIIYVAVGSMGSVVGLLIGLKAAEMKTKVAPIRVIDSSLANPAALGKLAEQTLSMLTQQGSDFPRVTIDPADLELREEYYGERYAEYTPECVEAMNLLYDSEGVRLDGTYSGKAMAAVVGDARKGLLKGKTVVFWDTYNSRPIWNKVPMPDYHALPKTLHRYFESNVQPLDSIG
- a CDS encoding PilZ domain-containing protein, which codes for MATHIKRGNCCHLRVGGKRIPAEVVDVREQLIRLRCPEDGVPTRGSGLTIEFAENGAVAGYFAQVLTAAPGQAREVVLLRSPGLDRIDLRSFLRVPSSFTATVEGVQTGGPAEAQILNISSGGALLRTPARVQVGEPVRVTLTAVEQRPIHISGSVVHIGDEQPQTEHSIGVRFLGVDTDGRHAISWYVWKRIEQIFSAPA
- the budA gene encoding acetolactate decarboxylase produces the protein MLRKAIRTTAILILCSVTPIVSSSCAHVQREKESMVQLCTIDALMEGVYDGSFSIPEVKRLGNLGIGTFDHLDGEMILLDGICYKAQASGLVSRVNDSETTPFATVVRFRPDRVVTIGDTSSFKSFCAELDKQLPSANLFYALRIPCVLDSLKIRTVPSQTKPYPRLAQVVEKQSIFERKNVSGTLLGFRCPEYARGLNVPGYHLHFLSDDKSLGGHVQDFSGKEFRVQVDDIAEIRVVLPDDKAFLGADLSTHKAEELQKVEK
- a CDS encoding metallophosphoesterase, whose amino-acid sequence is MSKHKTGRGRTRIGYVVSDLHLFSRRSDYTLHEKGIFEAASKADVFVLNGDTFDFRWTTLPSTELTVAAAIRWLRNLTERFPHCHFHFILGNHDNVKMFIDALKRLDAERSNLTWHPYYLRLGDKVFLHGDVSDRKMSHKTLIKRRSRWLDDDRPRHPIMHDLYDMALRINLHRAAHLMRFPPRRVARRVKAYLEEVGHGPDDGIRHVYFGHTHAAMSNFHYRDLVFHNTGSPMRGLEFNMLRVELHG